The DNA region GACGCCCGCGCCGCGCAGGTCCCGCGCCGTCCACGCTCCACGGAAGTTCCGGTCGAGGTCGAGCGCGACGCTTCCGAGGTCGGCCTTCAGCCCGCCCCGGTTCAGACGGGCGGTTCCGGCGAGGGGAAAGGGCCCGGCGGTCCCGTCCGTCACGGTGGCCCGCAGGTCCGAGGGTTTGCCGCTCAGCGCCACCCGCGCCCGCGCCGCGCCGTAGTTGGGGTTCAGGGTCGCCTGGGTGGCCTGGGTGCCCAGGCTGTACGTGCCCGCCAGGGGGCCGCCGAGCCCCCGCCCCGCCAGGGTGAGCACGTTCCCCGCGTCGATGTTCCCGGTCACGTCGAGGGGCTTTCCGGCAAAGGTCCCCGCCCAGCGCGCCCGCCCCTCGCGCCCGAAGGCCCAGCGCCCGGTGAGGGTCTGCTCGCCCGCGAGCGTCGTCCGCGCGCTGAGGGCGAGGTCGTTCGTCTGCCCGGTGGAGCCGTCGCGGTTGAGGTAGGTGTACTCGGCCTTGAGGTCCTGGAAGGGGATGCCCGCGAGGATGCCCGCCCCCTTGCCGTACGCCTTCACCCGGACGGTGCTCCAGCCGCCCGCCGTGACGCTCAGACTCAGGCTGCCCCGCCCGGTGGTACCCAGGGCCTGCGCGAGCCCCTGGACGGTCGGCGAGCCCTCGGCCGTGACCGTCCAGTTCTTCGCCGCCGTGTCCACCCCGCCGCGCGCCACGACCGGGCCGTCCCAGCCGACCCCCGCGAGTTCCAGGGCAATTTTGTTCCCCCGGTGGGTGGCCGTCCCGCCGATGTTCCGCACCGTGACGAACCGCGCCTGGGGCACCCGGATGCTGCCGTTCGTGAGCCGCAGGTCACCGCGCACCGGGCCGTCGCCGAGGACGTAGCGCCCGGTGATGCGCCCGCCCGTCACGCCCGGCCAGTAGTGGCCCAGAACCCGGGCGTCCGCGCCGAGTTCGAGGTCGAACACGTTGCCCCCCGTGCCCTGGCGCACCCGCACGTCGGCATTCAGCTCGCCCTCGTCGGTCCGGCCGCGCACGGCCAGCGCCCCGTTCTCGCCCGGCCGCACCCGGAAGGAGCCGCCTGGGATGTTCACCCCCGAGCCGTCCACGTTCACCCTCGACCGCTGCACGTCGAGACCGTTCAAGACGACCTTCCAGCCGCCTCCACCGCCCTGCTCCTGCCCCCCGCTGCCCGAGAGGAGGTCTTTCAGTCGCAGGTTCACGGTCGCGTCGGAGACCGCCACGTTCAGCCGCACCGTCTTGTTGCGGAGGTCCACGCCCGCCACACTCACGCCCGCGCGGCCCGCCGTCGCGCTCACGCCGGGCAGGTCTACCGCCGCGCCCGAGAGGCTGGGGGACCACAGGGGCCCGCCCACCGCGTCCGCCGTGACGCGCGTGTCCCCGCCGCTGAGGCGCGCGAGCAGCCATGCGCCGAGCAGCCGGGGGGCCAGCGCCGCCGCGAGCACGAGTAGCCCCGCGAGCGCGAGAAGAACCCAGGGCCAGCGCCGCCGCACCCGGCGACGGGGGGCCGGGGCGGACGCGCTCCGCTCGGGGGTGGGGGTCGGCGTGTCCGTCACGGGCACCCCGTCATGCCGGAGGGGCGGGCGGAAGAGGAGAAACGGGAAAACCGGGCGGTGCGGGCGGGCATCCCCGGCAGTTTATCCCCCCCCGGGTGAGCGCCTAGGTGAAAACCTCACCTGAGGGTCAGAAACGCACCCTGTTGCCCCCACTGCCCCCGCTACCATGCCCCCATGCGCCTGACCGCTCTCGTCTCTGGAACCGTTCAGGGCGTCGGCTACCGCCGTTACGTCCAGCGTCACGCCCGCGACCTGAATCTCAGCGGCAGCGCCGAGAACCTTCTCGACGGCCGGGTCGAGGTCGTCGCCGAGGGCCCGCCCGCCGACCTCGAACGCCTGCTCCACTGGCTGCGGCGCGGCCCGCCCCACGCCCGCGTGCGGGACGTGCAGACCCAGTACAGCGAGGCGACCGGCCTCAGGGACTTCCACACGTACTGACCCGGTTGGTCAACCCGACCCGGGCACCCGGGCGAGATACCGGGCGACCTCGGGGTGGAGCGGGTGCCTGGCCTGCGGGTGGAGCCAGAGCCGCACGTCCACGAGCTGTCCACCGGGGGTGAGCGAGCAGAGCGCGACGGCGCTCAATCGGTGGCGCCCCCGCGCGTAGGCCCGCACCCCTGGGAACGGCGACCCCTCCTCCTGCCCCGGCGGGCCGTCCAGCCGCCGGAGTGCCGCCGGCATGAGGTCGTCCCCGGCTGCCCCCGGCGGTAAGGCGACGGCGAGCAGGTTCGCCGCCCCGGGGGGAAGCTGCTCGATCTTGTCGCCCACCACGCGCGCCAGCCGGAGCGCGGCGAGGTCGTCCCCCGTCCCCCCGGGGAGACGGAGCCGGGCGACCTCGACGAAGAAGGGGATGTGGGCCCTGAAGGTGACCCCGAAGTCCGGGCCGCGTTCCCCGGTCGCGCGGTGGGGCTCGTAGGCAACCGAGAAGCGGCGGTCCCGCACCAGTAGGGCGGCGACGGCGAGTTCGGCGATCAGGTCCCCGAGGTCCTCGCCGGAGGATGCGTGCCGCACCTTCTTGCGAATCTTGGCCGCGTGCGCTTCAGCGAAGGCCAGCCATGGGCGCGAGGACTCGCACCACCCGCGCAGGATGGGGGCGAGCGGGTGGCCCTCCCCGCCGCAGATCAGCCCCACCAGCTCGTCGATCCGCTTGGTCATCCCCGCCCCCGCCTCCTACCGCTGGACCGGGGTTTCCTGTTCGGGGCGGCCACCGTGGTCGTCATGTGGGGGGGCGGGGGCGTCCCTCCTCAGCCGGTAGTAACGCCGCAACGAGCGGCTGAGCCCGCCGAGGTCGGGGAAGAGGGTGCGCTCGTTGATGTTCGACTGGTCGAGCTTGTCGCGGACCTCCCACTTCAGCCCGGCGGGAATGACGACCTTGCGGGAGGTGCCCGGGTGCTCCACCAGCCAGTCGTCGAGGGCCGCGTCGGGGCTGGAGAGCAGCGCGAAGAGGGCCGACTGCTGGACGATCCGCTCGTCGAGCGAGGGGGGCTCTAAAAAGAGCAGGAAGGGCTGCTCGGCCTCGTGTTCCAGGTCTTCGAGCCAGCCCATGTCGAAGGTCGTGACGGGCTCGTGCTCGGCCCGCTGGTGCCGCCGCGAGTAGGAGGCCAGCATGTCCACCGTGAAGACCTGCCCGCCCTCCCGTTCGAGAAGCTGCCGCAGGGGCGTCGGCAGTTCCCGGTTCGTCTCCACGAAGTTGACCATCCAGATCACCCCGTCCTCGTCGTACCGCTCCTCCTCGGCGGTGGCGAAGTGCAGGGCCACCATCGGCGAGGAGGTCCAGTCGAGGAGCCGGGTGGGCAGGCCGTGGTGCTGCCCGAGCGCCAGCCAGTACCACGAGAGGTCGCGGTCGATCCCCGAGCGGTAGGCATATTTGCGGAAGTTGCGGATCAGGTGCCGCTCGATCTCGCGCGGCTCGCCCTCCAGCCGTTGCAGGGTGGTCGTCAGCTTGGCGTCCACCGCCTGCCCCCGGAACACGAACGGCGAGCGGAAGCGGCGCAGCTGCGGGTTCCACGCCTCCGCATGAAGGACGTCCAGCAGTTCCAGCCACGAGCCCACGCGGATGTCGTGCATGGCCCCACCATAGGGACACTCCCGGGGGGGCGCACAGGTCCCGCCGCCCCCCGTGAAGGCTCCCGCAAGGCCGCGCTTCCAGGTTCGGGCTTAAGGTGAGCCCCATGAGCGTCAAGGACAACTTCACCCCGGACGAGTGGTTCAAGGTGATGACGGGCCCGGGCCGCGCGGGGGCAGCCGTCGTGGCGGCCAGCCCCAGCGGCGTGACGGGCCTCGTCGCCGAGGCGCAGGCCATCGGCGCGGCGATCCGCGAGCAGGTGAGCGGCGCAGGTCGCACCCCGCTCCTGGAAGCGATGGCCGCCGACCTGATGGGCACCCCGCCCGACCCCCGTGAGCTTCCCCGGCAGGAACGCGCCCGCTCCATGGAGGAGGCCCGCGCTCAGAGCGTCGACGCCGTGCGTCAGGCCGTGTGGCTGGTGAGCAGCAAGGCGACTCCCGAAGACGCCGCCTCGTACCGCCGCCTGCTGTGGACGGTGGCGCAGCGCACGGCGGAGGCGGCCAGGGAGGGCGGCTTCCTGGGCATCGGCGGCGAGCAGGTCAGCGAGGGGGAGCGCGCGGCGTTGAGTGAACTGCGAAGCGTCCTGGGGATGGACGACGACGCGGCGGTCCGTCAGACGCCGCCGAATGTGAACCCGGGCGGCCTCTGAACCCCTGAGGGGAAGTGCCCGGTACGCTGGGCCCATGAACGACCCGTCCCCCCAGGTCCGCTTCGTCCACGTCCCCGCCCTGGGCCGCGCGCCCGGGTACTCGCACCTGGCCGAGGTTCGAGGAGGCCGCACCGTTTACGTTTCCGGGCAGATCGCGGTGGACGAACACGGCGAGGCGGTCGGAGTCGGTGACTTCACGGCCCAGGCCAGGAAGGTCTTCGAGAACATCGGTCTGGCGCTGGCCGAGGTCGGGCTGACGTTCGACTCGGTGGTGAAGCTGACCTTCTTCCTGACGGACTTCGCCCATCTGGGGCAGATGCGGGCGGTGCGGGACGAGTTCGTGAACGTGGCGGCTCCCCCGGCGAGCAGCGCGGTGCAGGTGGCGGCGCTCGTGCGCCCGGAACTCCTGATCGAGGTCGAGGCGATAGCCGTCCTGCCCTGACCCTGTATGCTGGGCCGTGCGGCGGGGGGCGACTGGCGCTGAACGTGGGGCACACCACGGGGAAGCCTCCCCGCAAAGAGAATGGATCGCGCGCCTGGGTCGGACGCACTGCCCTTTCCGGGGCGGCAAGCGTCCACTTGACTTTTCCCCCGGCGCGGAGGCAGGACATGGCGAGGCGGGCCCTCATCTCGGTGAGCGACAAGACAGGTGTGGAGGACTTCGCGCGTGAACTCACGGCGCGCGACTGGGAGGTCGTCAGCACGGGCGGCACCCTCGCCGCCCTGCGCGCGGCGGGCGTTCCCGCGACGGCGGTGAGCGACGTGACGGGCTTTCCCGAAATTCTGGACGGGCGGGTGAAGACCCTGCACCCCCACATTCACGGCGGCATCCTCGCCCGGCGGGAGGAGGGGCACCTCGCCCAACTCGCCGCGCACGGCATCGGCCCCATCGACCTCGTGTGTGTGAACCTCTACCCCTTCCGCGAGGCGGTGGCGCGCGGGGCGGCCTTCCAGGAGGCGGTCGAGAACATCGACATCGGTGGCCCCGCGATGATTCGGGCGGCGGCGAAGAACCACGCGGGGGTGCTCGTCCTCGTCGATCCCGCCGACTATGGGCTGGCGTTGCAGGACGAGGTTTCACAAGAAGACCGCCGCCGCCTCGCCGCCAAGGCCTACCGCCACACCTCGGAGTACGACGCGGCGATCACGGCTTACCTGGAGGGGATGGGGGAGACGGCCGAGGCTCTGCCCGGGCACCTCACCCTCGACCTGTCCCGCGTCGCGCAAGTCCGTTACGGCGAGAATCCTCACCAGCCGGGGGCGGTGTACCGGCTCGGGAGTGAGCGTGGCCCGGTCCTCGACGCCCGCGTGGTCGCCGGGAAGCCCATGAGCTTCAACAACTACGCCGACGCGGATGCCGCCTGGGCCCTCGCGCAGGAACTCGCCTCGCAGGAGGACCACCCCGCCGGGACCCGCGCCGTCTGCGTCGCCGTCAAGCACGCCAACCCCTGCGGTGTGGCGGTGGCGGAGACCGGGCAGACTGCCTGGGAGCGGGCCCGCGACGCCGACACCCTCAGCGTGTTCGGGGGCGTGGTGGCGGTGAGCCGCCCGGTGGACCTCGCGGCGGCCCAGGCGATGCGGGGCACCTTCCTGGAGGTCCTGATCGCACCCGAGGTGACACCCGAGGCGGTGGAGTGGTTCGCCGCCAAGAAGCCCGACCTGCGGGTCCTCGTCGCCGCGCCGGACGCGAACCCGGGAACGCTCGACGTGCGGCCCCTCGCCGGGGGCTTCGCCGTGCAGCGGCGCGACGCCCGGCCCTGGGACGACCTCTGCCCGGAGGTGGTCACCACCCGCGAGCCCACCGAGGGGGAATGGCTCGACCTGCGTTTTGCGTGGGCGGTCGTGAAGCACGCGCGGAGCAACGCGGTGGTCCTGGCCCGTGACGGGGTGACGGTGGGCCTGGGCGCCGGGGCCGTCAGCCGTATCTGGGCCGCCGAGCGGGCGGTGGCGAACGCGGGCGAGCGGGCGCGGGGGGCGGTGCTCGCCTCCGAGGCGTTCTTCCCCTTCGACGACGTGGTGCGCCTCGCGGCGGGGGCAGGCGTGAGTGCCGTGCTGCAACCGGGCGGGGCCAAGCGCGACCCCGAGGTGATCGCCGCCGCGAACGAACTCGGCGTGAGCATGGTCTTCACCGGCTCGCGGCACTTCCGGCACTGAGGAGGTGGCCCGCATGACCGAGCCTCGACCCCGGCCCCTCCTCGGCAAGCCCCTCGCCGACAGGGTGACGCGCGGCGTGCAGGCGGCCCTGGCCGGGTGGGACTCCCAGCCGGGGCTGGTGAGCGTACTCGCCTCGGAAGACCCCGCCTCGCGCGTGTACGTGGAGAGCAAGGCGCGGCGGGCGGGGCGGCTGGGCGTGCGCTTCTTGGTGCGCGACCTCGGGCCGGAGACGGCGCAGGAGGAATTGCACGCCGTCCTGCGTGACCTCTCCGCCGACCCCAAGGTCCACGGCATCGTCCTCGAACTGCCCCTCGCCCCCCATCTCGACTCCGACGCCGCCCTGCTCCACCTCGCCCCCCGCAAGGATGTGGAGGGCCTGACCCCCGCCAACCTCGCCCTCGTCGCGGCGGGGCGGGAGCCGGAGGCGTTGCTGCCTCCCACTCCCCGCAGCGTGCGCTTCCTGCTCCGTGAGGCGCTGGGCGACGATCTGCGTGGGCGGCGCGTCGCCCTGATCGGGCCGGGTCGGACAGTCGGGCGGCCCCTGATCTTCATGCTGAACAACAGAGGCGTGACCGTCACCGTCTGCAACGAGCACACGCGCGACCTCGCGGAAGTGCTCGCCCCGCAGGACGCGGTGGTCGTCGCCGTGGGGCGCGCGGGCCTGCTGCGCCCCGAGCACGTCTGGCCCCATCACATCGTCATCGACGCGGGGATCAACGTCACGCCGGGGGGCGTGGTGGGCGACGCGCTGCCGGACCTCCCCGTCCGCGCCCAAACGCCCGTGCCCGGCGGGGTCGGGCCCCTCACGAGCGCCCTGATGTACCAGAACCTCGTGAGGGCGGTGCGGCTCGGGCGGGGCGAGCCGGTGGAGTGACAGAACAAGGAGAGGAGGGGACGCTGTTCGGTTGGCGTCCCCTCCTCTCTGTGGTCCTTCAGTCGCCCGAGGCCAGGCTGCCCGTTTCCTTCGCGGTGGTGGGCTCGACCGGCGCCCGGTCGTCGTGCCGCACGCTCTTGTACCAGACGCGGCGCCCGGTGAAGTGGTTGTAGTACGCGAGCGGCATGCTCAGGAAGAGGGCGGCGCTGTAGATCGGCAGGCTCACCAGCGTGTAGAGCACCGCCCACCAGGGCAGCCGCCGCTCGGCGCGGTAGCGCAGCGCCCAGTTCAGTTGCAGGGCGAGCGGCGCGACGGAAAGGAAGACCCCCATCCAGCCGGGAAGGGCCAGGCCCTGCCAGCCGAAGGCCCGGCGCAGCGGTTGGCTCAGGATGCTCAGGAGCAGCATCACGTTGAGCCACGGCACCAGGATGAAGTACGAGAAGTCGAGCCGGGTGATGGGGTGGGCCGGGTGGCGCCACAGCTCGGGCAGGTAGGACAGGCACTGCATCGCCCCCTGCGTCCAGCGGGTGCGTTGCCGCACGAAGGGCCCCAGCGCCACCAGCCCCTGCTGCCCCACGTGGGCGGTCAGCAGGGCGATGCGGTGGGAAGGGTCGTGCAGCCGCACCTCGACCGCGCTGGCGAAGTCTTCGAGGAGCACGTCGGGCCAGGGGTCCACCCCGCGCGCGAGCTGAGCCGCCACGTAACTCGCCCGCATGCACTGGCCGTTGCCCGTGAGGGACGCGGTGCCCCCCAGAGCGCGCAGCCGCTGGACGTGCCCCACGATGAAGCTCTCCAGGTCCTGCTGAAAGAGCAGCATCCGCGCCCACAGGCCCCGGCGCCCGGCGGGGGCCCCGGTTTGCCGAAAGCGCATCCAGCCCTGCGCCGCCATCACGCGCGGGTCGGCGAAGGCCCCGCGCACCTGGGGAGCGAAGTCGGGCCCGACCCGCCCGTCCGCGTCGAGGACCACGAAGACCTCCCCGATGAGGTCGCCCCCCGCGAGGGGAGGCTGGGTGAGCAGCCGGCCGACCGCCCAGTTCATCGCGCGGCCCTTGTTCTGCCGCGCCTCCGGGAACTCGCGCCGCAGCAGGGTCACCCCCGGGTCGCTCGCGGCGAAGCGGGCCACGATCCGGTCGGTGCCGTCGTCGGAGGCGTCGTCGATCACAACCACCCGGGCGTCCGGCACCGTGGCGCGCAGGTTCTCCAGGGTCGCGCCGATCACCGGGGCCTCGTTCAAGGCCGGGATCAGGAAGGTCAGGTGAACGCCCTCTTCGGCGGTGGGCGGTTTCGGGCGCGGCTGAAGCGCGCTGGTGACCTGATGGACCACGTAGAGCAGGAAGAGGATCAGCCCGATCACGTCCACAACAGAGAGAAAATTCGTCAAGGTTCACCCCGGGCGGGCCTCACGGCGTCCGCACAACCTCCCCACTATGCACGCCTGGGAGGAGAACTCAACCACCGCACACACAGTCTGGTCGCTCCAGCTCCTACGCCTCGGCGTGCCGGGCCGTCTTCGCCCAGCCGTGCTGGCCCCGCCAGAAATTGCGAAAGGCTAGAGGCACGCTGCACGTCATGATCAGGAGGTAGATCGGCATCCCTAGGGCGGCGAAGGTGGCCCGGCGAAGGCCCAGGCCGTTCTCGCGGCTGTAGAGGCGCACCCACAGCAGGGGAAAGCTCAGGTTCAGGACCATGAGTTCCAGTGTGAGCGGCCAGTTCACGGTACCGCTGACCATATGGTCCACCGCGCGGGCTGGGTAGTACAGCAGCAGCGCCAGGGTCAGGAGGCTGAGCCAGGGCTGGGCCAGGAAGTAGGTGAGGTCGAGCCGCGCGCCCAGGGGCATGGGCGTTCGCCAGATGCGGCGCAGCGCGGGCGTACACTGGAGATTGCCTTGTGTCCAGCGCGCCCGCTGGCGCAGGAAGCGGCGGAGGTCCGTCAGTCCTTGCTGGCTCACCCCCGACTCCAGGAAGACGAGGCGGTAGAGCGGATTCGTGAGCCGAATCTCCAGCCCGCTGGCGAAGTCTTCGAGGAGCACGGGCGGCCAGGGAGAGAGCCCCCCCTCCAGTCGCCCCGCCAGGTACGACAGCCGCATGAACTGCCCGTTGCCCCCCAGACCGACCGTGTGCACCCGCTCGCGCAGGAGCTGGATGTGGCGCACCACGTAGAACTCCAGGTCCTGCTGAAGCAGCATCAGGCGGCCCAGCAGCCCGCGCCAGCCCGGGGCGGTCACGCCGCTCTGCCGCACCCGGATTCGCGCCTGCGCGGCCATCACGTGTGGGTCGGCGAAGGCCCGCCGCGCCTCGGGGAGCAGCCCGGCGTCAAGCCGCCCGTCGGCGTCGAAGATCACCAGCACCTGCTCCTCCAGGGGTGCGGCGGGCAGGAGCTGCCGCCGCAGGAGTTGGGCCACCCCCCAGTTGAGCGCCTCCCCCTTGCCGGTGCGGGCGTGGGGGAGGCGGCGCCGGAGCAGGATCACCGCCGGGTCCTGCCGGGCGAGCAAATTTACCTCCCCCGCCGTGCCGTCCTCGCTGGCGTCGTCGATGACGACCACCCGGGCGTCCGGGGCGACCGCGCGTAGGTTGCGAACCGTCGCCCCGATCACTGCCGCCTCGTTCAGCGCCGGGATCAGGAAGGTGAAGTGCAGGGGCCGTTCAGCGGGCAAGGAGGCCCGGGGCCTCGCCGTCAGGACACACAGGGAATAAACGAGGTAAAGGGCCATCAGGAACATCCCAAGCCCTTCGACGAGCTGAAAGACAGTCTCCATAGTCCGGATGTCAACCCCCCCTTGTTGGGTGGGGGCATGGTAAACCACCCCGAACTATCCTGGAAACTTTGTCCAGGGCGCACGGCGGAGCTTTCCCATCCGGTCGTCCGTCCCACGAAAGCGAGAGCGGGGCCGACCGGCACCCCGCCCCCTTCCCCCGCTCCGAGGTCAGCCCGCCAGAAACGCCCGGACCCGCCCCGGCAACTCGCCCGGGTCCATCAGGAAGGCGTCGTGGCCGTGGGGGCTGTCCAGCTCCCAGTACTCGCCGTAGGGGAGCAGTTCGGCGTGGCCCCGCACCTCGGCGGGGGGGTAGAGCACGTCGCTGGAGATGCCGACGACGAGGACGGGGGCGCGGATGGACCGCAGCTCCGCGTCGCCGGGCTGGAAGCGGTCCATCGCCTCGGTCAAGGCCAGGTAGGTCTGTTCACAGAAGCGGGCCCCCAGCTTCTCGCCCTGATGCTCCAGGTAGGTCGTGATGGCGGGCGTGCCCGGGCGGCGTGGGCTCTCGCCCGACTGGGTCAGGGCGAAGCTCTGCGGGCTGCGGTAACTCAGCATGGCGATCTGGCGCGCGACCTTCAGCCCCTCCCC from Deinococcus aetherius includes:
- a CDS encoding acylphosphatase: MRLTALVSGTVQGVGYRRYVQRHARDLNLSGSAENLLDGRVEVVAEGPPADLERLLHWLRRGPPHARVRDVQTQYSEATGLRDFHTY
- a CDS encoding FRG domain-containing protein, giving the protein MHDIRVGSWLELLDVLHAEAWNPQLRRFRSPFVFRGQAVDAKLTTTLQRLEGEPREIERHLIRNFRKYAYRSGIDRDLSWYWLALGQHHGLPTRLLDWTSSPMVALHFATAEEERYDEDGVIWMVNFVETNRELPTPLRQLLEREGGQVFTVDMLASYSRRHQRAEHEPVTTFDMGWLEDLEHEAEQPFLLFLEPPSLDERIVQQSALFALLSSPDAALDDWLVEHPGTSRKVVIPAGLKWEVRDKLDQSNINERTLFPDLGGLSRSLRRYYRLRRDAPAPPHDDHGGRPEQETPVQR
- a CDS encoding RidA family protein, translating into MNDPSPQVRFVHVPALGRAPGYSHLAEVRGGRTVYVSGQIAVDEHGEAVGVGDFTAQARKVFENIGLALAEVGLTFDSVVKLTFFLTDFAHLGQMRAVRDEFVNVAAPPASSAVQVAALVRPELLIEVEAIAVLP
- the purH gene encoding bifunctional phosphoribosylaminoimidazolecarboxamide formyltransferase/IMP cyclohydrolase; amino-acid sequence: MARRALISVSDKTGVEDFARELTARDWEVVSTGGTLAALRAAGVPATAVSDVTGFPEILDGRVKTLHPHIHGGILARREEGHLAQLAAHGIGPIDLVCVNLYPFREAVARGAAFQEAVENIDIGGPAMIRAAAKNHAGVLVLVDPADYGLALQDEVSQEDRRRLAAKAYRHTSEYDAAITAYLEGMGETAEALPGHLTLDLSRVAQVRYGENPHQPGAVYRLGSERGPVLDARVVAGKPMSFNNYADADAAWALAQELASQEDHPAGTRAVCVAVKHANPCGVAVAETGQTAWERARDADTLSVFGGVVAVSRPVDLAAAQAMRGTFLEVLIAPEVTPEAVEWFAAKKPDLRVLVAAPDANPGTLDVRPLAGGFAVQRRDARPWDDLCPEVVTTREPTEGEWLDLRFAWAVVKHARSNAVVLARDGVTVGLGAGAVSRIWAAERAVANAGERARGAVLASEAFFPFDDVVRLAAGAGVSAVLQPGGAKRDPEVIAAANELGVSMVFTGSRHFRH
- a CDS encoding bifunctional 5,10-methylenetetrahydrofolate dehydrogenase/5,10-methenyltetrahydrofolate cyclohydrolase codes for the protein MTEPRPRPLLGKPLADRVTRGVQAALAGWDSQPGLVSVLASEDPASRVYVESKARRAGRLGVRFLVRDLGPETAQEELHAVLRDLSADPKVHGIVLELPLAPHLDSDAALLHLAPRKDVEGLTPANLALVAAGREPEALLPPTPRSVRFLLREALGDDLRGRRVALIGPGRTVGRPLIFMLNNRGVTVTVCNEHTRDLAEVLAPQDAVVVAVGRAGLLRPEHVWPHHIVIDAGINVTPGGVVGDALPDLPVRAQTPVPGGVGPLTSALMYQNLVRAVRLGRGEPVE
- a CDS encoding glycosyltransferase family 2 protein codes for the protein MTNFLSVVDVIGLILFLLYVVHQVTSALQPRPKPPTAEEGVHLTFLIPALNEAPVIGATLENLRATVPDARVVVIDDASDDGTDRIVARFAASDPGVTLLRREFPEARQNKGRAMNWAVGRLLTQPPLAGGDLIGEVFVVLDADGRVGPDFAPQVRGAFADPRVMAAQGWMRFRQTGAPAGRRGLWARMLLFQQDLESFIVGHVQRLRALGGTASLTGNGQCMRASYVAAQLARGVDPWPDVLLEDFASAVEVRLHDPSHRIALLTAHVGQQGLVALGPFVRQRTRWTQGAMQCLSYLPELWRHPAHPITRLDFSYFILVPWLNVMLLLSILSQPLRRAFGWQGLALPGWMGVFLSVAPLALQLNWALRYRAERRLPWWAVLYTLVSLPIYSAALFLSMPLAYYNHFTGRRVWYKSVRHDDRAPVEPTTAKETGSLASGD
- a CDS encoding glycosyltransferase family 2 protein → METVFQLVEGLGMFLMALYLVYSLCVLTARPRASLPAERPLHFTFLIPALNEAAVIGATVRNLRAVAPDARVVVIDDASEDGTAGEVNLLARQDPAVILLRRRLPHARTGKGEALNWGVAQLLRRQLLPAAPLEEQVLVIFDADGRLDAGLLPEARRAFADPHVMAAQARIRVRQSGVTAPGWRGLLGRLMLLQQDLEFYVVRHIQLLRERVHTVGLGGNGQFMRLSYLAGRLEGGLSPWPPVLLEDFASGLEIRLTNPLYRLVFLESGVSQQGLTDLRRFLRQRARWTQGNLQCTPALRRIWRTPMPLGARLDLTYFLAQPWLSLLTLALLLYYPARAVDHMVSGTVNWPLTLELMVLNLSFPLLWVRLYSRENGLGLRRATFAALGMPIYLLIMTCSVPLAFRNFWRGQHGWAKTARHAEA